In the genome of Mytilus edulis chromosome 3, xbMytEdul2.2, whole genome shotgun sequence, one region contains:
- the LOC139514717 gene encoding methylosome subunit pICln-like, translating into MVVKEEMVLLNSCSPPDEGIRKKQENTSAFVGERALGKGTLFIAESCVSWQSSEHEGQGFSLQYPGISIHAVSRDLTAFPHECLYLMVEGDLTDDANREEEESDDEDLDPSTEMRFVPDDKTVLDQLYKAMSDCQILHPDENDSDFDEGGFYEGEDGLDHLSEQGQANLQRMENLLGQGDGQLNNNHAENGDDGVIDEQFEDADEEDDMEQ; encoded by the exons ATGGTTGTCAAAGAAGAAATGGTTCTCTTAAATTCATGTTCCCCTCCAGATGAGGGGATACGGAAAAAACAGGAAAATACGTCAGCATTTGTTGGCGAAAGAGCACTTGGAAAAGGCACGCTGTTTATTGCAGAAAG TTGTGTGTCATGGCAGAGCTCAGAACATGAAGGACAAGGGTTTTCCTTACAGTACCCTGGTATAAGTATACATGCTGTATCCAGAGATTTAACAGCCTTTCCACATGAATGTTTATACTTGATGGTGGAAGGAGATTTAACTG ATGATGCGAACAGAGAGGAGGAAGAATCAGATGATGAAGACCTTGACCCATCAACAGAGATGAGATTTGTACCAGACGATAAAACTGTGT TGGATCAGTTATATAAAGCCATGTCAGACTGTCAGATATTGCATCCTGATGAAAATGATTCAGATTTTGATG AAGGAGGATTTTATGAAGGAGAAGATGGATTAGACCATTTATCAGAACAAGGTCAAGCCAATCTACAACGTATGGAaaatttattaggtcaaggtgaTGGTCAGCTAAATAATAATC ATGCAGAGAATGGTGATGATGGTGTCATAGATGAACAGTTTGAAGATGCTGATGAAGAGGACGATATGGAGCAATGA